Proteins from a single region of Nasonia vitripennis strain AsymCx chromosome 3 unlocalized genomic scaffold, Nvit_psr_1.1 chr3_random0005, whole genome shotgun sequence:
- the LOC100679797 gene encoding uncharacterized protein LOC100679797, with the protein MTRLFLFLILCFVAAAATCSFEKKKEDQNIHIIHVKSNQSPSKQMDDPEILELYLPPEILTRQRRESRTEATTLQCKDKDCQQKKCGTKLNENCPTDNKNHNQNNGKRILSEPLQVTTASVKS; encoded by the exons ATGACTCGACTCTTTCTGTTCTTAATTTTGTGCTttgtcgctgctgcagctactTGTAGCTTTGAAAAGAAGAAG GAAGATCAGAATATCCATATAATTCACGTGAAATCAAATCAGTCTCCAAGCAAACAAATG GACGATCCAGAAATACTGGAGCTTTATTTACCACCCGAAATTTTAACCCGCCAACGCCGAGAATCAAGAACGGAAGCTACAACGTTGCAATGTAAGGATAAAGACTGTCAACAGAAAAAATGTGGCACAAAACTCAATGAAAACTGCC cCACTGATAACAAAAATCATAATCAGAATAATGGAAAACGTATTTTATCTGAGCCACTGCAAGTCACTACAGCATCGGTCAAGTCATGa